From Anopheles funestus chromosome 3RL, idAnoFuneDA-416_04, whole genome shotgun sequence, a single genomic window includes:
- the LOC125768905 gene encoding carbonic anhydrase 2-like, with product MASTTTKNVQSPIALNQRSTVIRDGIQPLDYFGHWDGLGKAKMVNTGSSVMITFSDRPFRPFIVGGVLGNKYIFEQLHFHWGIGDGSGCEHTLEGSTYSMEAHAVHYNAKYGSFAEAVDKPDGLAVLGFFVQAYGNDHCPAFDKIVAGLQYIRNPNAQTEIDADCLAWMGMQELNRHYYTYKGSLTTPPYFESVTWLVYKTPIYVSTGQLEAFRQLQACPKDSSKKIVNNFRPVQVHKQVPEVVFVRNNHPVILSKL from the exons ATGGCTTCAACAACGACCAAGAACGTGCAAAGCCCGATTGCGCTAAATCAACGCTCGACTGTGATTAGGGATGGGATTCAACCTTTGGACTACTTTGGCCATTGGGATGGCTTGGGTAAGGCAAAGATGGTCAACACTGGCTCATCGGTTATG ATAACTTTCAGCGATCGTCCTTTCCGGCCATTCATCGTGGGTGGTGTCCTAGGCAACAAGTACATTTTCGAGCAGCTCCACTTTCACTGGGGCATCGGGGATGGTTCCGGATGTGAACATACGCTAGAGGGTAGCACCTACTCGATGGAGGCACACGCCGTACATTACAACGCCAAATATGGCAGCTTCGCGGAAGCGGTCGACAAACCGGACGGTTTAGCAGTGCTCGGGTTCTTTGTGCAGGCGTACGGCAACGACCATTGTCCAGCGTTCGATAAGATCGTGGCCGGATTGCAATACATACGGAACCCGAACGCGCAAACCGAAATCGATGCCGATTGCCTCGCTTGGATGGGAATGCAAGAGCTCAACCGACACTACTACACGTACAAAGGTTCGCTGACCACTCCACCGTACTTCGAAAGCGTCACTTGGCTGGTGTACAAAACGCCAATCTACGTGTCCACCGGTCAGCTGGAAGCATTCCGGCAGCTACAGGCCTGTCCAAAGGATAGTAGCAAAAAGATCGTGAACAACTTCCGGCCAGTTCAGGTGCACAAGCAAGTACCGGAGGTAGTTTTTGTGCGCAACAATCATCCCGTGATTCTTTCTAAGCTGTAA